CAGTGGATGGGGTACGAACGCATGGATCGCTTCTCCGCCCAAGTGTCTTGTGTCGTACTCGCCCGTCGTGCCGCGCTGCGCCATTGTTCTCACCTGTTGGAACTCAAGCCTTATTAACACTTTCTGGCTTTCGTGTTAATAGCAAGACGGCTTAGTTACGGTTGTGAAAATAGCGGAGGATGCGCTGTCATGCCGGCAGAGTGAGTGCGGTTTTCGGGTTGGGTGGTTCGCCACGGGCTCCGCTGCTGGGAGCGGCGCGGGCCGCGACCATGGACGGTGCATCGAGATGCACCCTACGGGTGGGCGGCTTTACTGGCGGGTTCCGCGGGGGTGACCGGATGGAGGTCGTATTCCGCCAGGGTTTCCGTGACGGTGCCGAACTTGAAGCTGGCCAGGAGCTTGTCCAGCCGCGCGTGACACCTGTGCAGGTTATTGTAGTGGCGGAAGCGGGATTTCCAGCTCAGGCCGGGGACGCGGGGCTGCTCGGGGTCCACTTCCCAGGGGTGCAGGTAGAAGATGAACGGCTGGTTGCGGCGGTTGATGCTGCCCAGGCCCCATTTGCTGAACCAGTAGGGGAACAGCCGGAAGTACCCTCCCCCGGCCACGGGAATCCGCTGGCCGGCCAGCCGCGCCGTCGACAGCGGGAACTCCACCAACTCGTAGCCGGCATCCGAGGTGAAGCGGTACGGGTGATCCGGGATGTCCGGCATGCCGTAGGTGTCGTGACGGATGGGGAAGAGGCTCGAGTCCCAGGTGAAGCCCAGCTCACCGAGAATATCCAGCGCCCAGCGGGATTTCGGGGTGATGGAATAGCTGGCCGCCCGGTACCCGGTGACGTGCTGGCCGGTGAGATCCTCCAGAAGCACTTTCGAGCGGTAGGTTTCCTCGCGGAAGACGTCCGGCGTCTGGTTGTAGATGAGCTGGTGGCTGTAGCCGTGGGAGGCGATCTCGTGGCCGGCGGCGTGGATGCGCCTGATCAGCTCCGGATGCCGCTCGGCCACCCACCCCAGCACGAAGAACGTGCCGCGCACACCGTGCTTTGCGTAGAGATTCAGGAAGCTCTCGGTGTTGCGCTCCACCCGCCGCGGCCACTGCTCCCACTCGCTCGGATCAATGACTTCCGAGAGCGCGTTGACGTG
The DNA window shown above is from Aquisalimonas sp. 2447 and carries:
- a CDS encoding XrtA system polysaccharide deacetylase, coding for MTKPITNALTLDVEDYFHVNALSEVIDPSEWEQWPRRVERNTESFLNLYAKHGVRGTFFVLGWVAERHPELIRRIHAAGHEIASHGYSHQLIYNQTPDVFREETYRSKVLLEDLTGQHVTGYRAASYSITPKSRWALDILGELGFTWDSSLFPIRHDTYGMPDIPDHPYRFTSDAGYELVEFPLSTARLAGQRIPVAGGGYFRLFPYWFSKWGLGSINRRNQPFIFYLHPWEVDPEQPRVPGLSWKSRFRHYNNLHRCHARLDKLLASFKFGTVTETLAEYDLHPVTPAEPASKAAHP